GTGTGCACCACCGTGTCGAGATAGAACTGCAGCGCGGAACGGGGATCGGGCGCCAGCGCCATGCGGTAGCTGTCGTGGAAGTGCGCACTTGCGGTGGCGCCGTGCAGCCGGCTCGCGGCTGGAACCGGTTGTTTGATGATCGTGGCCGTCATCCGGGCAGCTTATCACCCGCGCCCCAATCGGTCACGTGCCGGGTGCGGCCAGGCGGCCAGCTGCCCGTTCCGGACCGGCTGGCTTACTGCTCACATTATTGATTGAATCATCCGTTTGCGTTGACACTTGCTGATCGACTCCCGATACTCGTTTGCCATTCCTGCAAGCATGCTGTCAACCTGCGAGAACACATGACCAATCGATTCCTGCCTGCCGCCGCCGCGTTTGTCGTCTCCGCTGCCTTCGCCCTTCCCGCCGCCCATGCCGAAAAGCTGACCATCACCGTCACCAACCCGCTCGACGGGGCCCGCCCAGCCGAGACGATCACGGTGCCGTGGTCGGAGGTCAACCGCGTGCTGCCCGGCGCGGCGCTGCAGAAGATCGCCGTGCGCGACGCCGCCGGCAATCTGCTGCCCTACCAGGTGACGAACGTGGCGCCGCAGGCGAAGGATCCGGAAAACCGCGGCATCGCCTATGGTGAACTGATCTTCCAGCACGACTTCAAGGCCGGCGAAAAGAACGCCACCTTCACCGTGGAGAAAACGGAAACCGTGTCGCCGCCGTTCCCGACCAAGGTGCACGCGCGCTACGTGCAGGAGCGCCTGGACGACTTCGCGTGGGAGAACGACAAGGTGGCGCACCGCACCTACGGCCCGGCCCTGGGCGCGCCGGCACCGGCCGGCGGCGGCAAGGAAGTGCTGGTCACCAGCGGCAACGACATCTGGTTCAAGCGCGTGCCCTACCCGATCGTGGACCGCTGGTACAACAAGGGCCACGACCACTACCACGTGGACCAGGGCGAAGGCATGGACATGTACAACGTGGGCCGCACGCTGGGCGCCGGGGGCACCGGCATCTGGGATGGCTCGAAGCTGGTTTCCGCGCGCAACTACGCCACCTGGAAAGTGCTGGCGAACGGCCCGGTGCGCGCGATCTTCGAGCTCTCCTACGACGCGTTCGACGCGGCCGGCACCAAGGTATCGGAAGTGCGGCGCTTCACCGTGGATGCCGGCCACTGGTTCGACCGGATCGACAGCACGTTTACCTTCACCGGAATGCCGCAGCTGAACGCCGTCGTGGGCCTGAACAAGACGCCGACCGACAAGGGCCAGGACCCGTCGATCGCCACCGACCGCGTGCCGGCCGACGGCTCGCTGCGCCAGTGGGTCACGCAGAAGAGCAACGACTCGTTCGGCGTGGCCGTGGTGGTGCCGACGGCGAAGGAAGCCGGCTCCGACGGGGCCAACGATTTCGTGATCGCCCCGGTCACCTCCGGCAAGCCGCTCACGTACTACGTGGGCGCCGCGTGGAGCCGTGCCGGCGAGATCAGGACGAAGGAGGAGTGGGCGCGGCAGGTGGCGCTGCAGGCCGCGCGGGCGAAGGCGCCGGTGAAGGTGGAGTTGGCGGCGGTGAAGTAAGCTGAAGCTTCCGGTGTCGCCGGTGCTTCTGGTGTCGGACACTTTTTCTGGGCGGTTCATCCAGAAAAGGTGTCGGACACCGGTTTTCCCATGCGCTTGCAGCCAGCCCCGGCATAGCGGCTTTCAGGAGCACCGGCACGGGGCACCGAAAACCGGTGTCCGACAAATTTTTCTGGATAACCCGCCCAGAAAAAATTGTCCGACACCAGACCCTCAAGCGCCGCCGGTGCCCCGCGTGCCATCCGTACTCCGCTGATTCCTTCCAGCGCCCGCATGGCTCCTGGCCTCCACGCCCTTGAACACAACGCAGCCAACCATTCCCCTTCTACTCATGAAGACACTTCCCCTCGCCCTCCTCCTCTCCCTGGCCACACCCGCCGCCTTCGCCGCCATGCCCGTCGAAGGGTGGCGCTTCGACTTCTCCGCCAAACCGGCACCGGGCTACACGGCCGTGCCGCCCGCCGCCCCGTACGACGCCGCGCGCGGCTTCGGCTTCGAACCCGGCAACACGGCGGCCGCCACGTTCTTCTCGGCTGACGTCCCGGAAGGGAACGTGGCCGTCACCGTCACGCTGGGCCCGGGCACGCACACGATCAAGTCCGAGGTGCGCCGGCTGATGCTGGAGAACGTCGTGGTACCCGCCGGGCAGACGGTCACGCGCACGTTCGTCGTCAACACGCGCACGCCGGCGATCGCCGCGCACAACGGCGTGAAGGCCGGCATCGTCAACCTGAAGGTGCCGCGCGAAACGGTGCAGGAGGCGTGGAACTGGGACAGGCGGCTCACGCTGGAAATCCACGGCGGCGCCGACAAGGTCGAGATCAGGCCCGTGGCGCTGCCCACCATTTTCCTGCTGGGCGATTCCACCGTCAGCGACCAGCCGGGCGAGCCGTATGCCAGCTGGGGCCAGATGCTGCCGCGCTTCTTCAAGCCGGGCATCGCCGTGGCCAACCACGCGCAATCGGGCGAGACCTTCCGCGATTCGCTGGCACGCCGCCGCATCGACAAGATCGTCTCGCAATTGCAGGCGGGCGACGTGGTGCTGCTCCAGTTCGGCCACAACGACCAGAAGCAGATCAAGGCGGGCAACGGCGGGCCGTTCACCACCTACAAGGCCGAGCTGCGCCAGCACGTGGAGATGGTGCGCGCCGCCGGCGGGCTGCCGGTGGTGGTGTCGTCGATGGAGCGCCGCCGCTTCGATGCCAACGGCAAGGCCAAATCGACATTGACCGATTACGCCGCCGCCGCCAGCCAGTCCGCCGCGGAACTGAAGGTGCCGTACATCGACCTGAACGCCACCAGCAAGGTGATCTACCAGGCGCTCGGCGTGGAAGGCTCCAAGGCCGCGTTCGCGCTGCCGGCACCCGACAAGCTCGATAACACGCACCATAGCAACTACGGCGCCTACCTGCTGGCCAAGGCCATCGTCAACGGCCTGCAGGACGCGAAGCTGCCGGTGGCCCTGCAGATCGTGGACGGCTTCGCATTCGATCCGGCCCACCCAGATCCGTTCGACAGGTTCGCCGTCGTGCCGAGCCCCCGCTACACCAACGAACGCCCGCTGGGCGATGAAGCCAACCGATGATCAGGACACTCCTCGCGGCGGCATTGCCGACTTTCAGCCTGATGATCTGTGCCCTGCCCTGCATGGCCGCCGACGGCTACCTGTTCGCCTACTTCACGAAGAACGGCGAGGACGGCCTGCACTTCGCCGCCAGCACCGACGCCTACAGGTGGGAGAAGGTCGGCGGTGGCAGGAGCTTCCTCGCGCCGAAGGTGGGCAACGCGAAACTGATGCGCGACCCGTGCATCGTGCGCGGGCCCGACGGCACGTACCACATGGTGTGGACATCCGGCTGGAACGAGGACAACATCGGCTATGCCTCGTCGAAGGATCTGATGAACTGGTCGGAGCAGAAGGCCCTGCCGGTGATGGCGCACGAACCGGGCGTGCTGAACGCGTGGGCGCCCGAGATCGTGTACGACGACAGGCGCGGGGAATTCCTGATCTTCTGGGCATCCACGGTGCCGGGCAAGTTCACCGAGACCGCCGGCTCGTCGGAGCAGAAATACAACCACCGCATGTACTACACGACGACGAAGGATTTCGTCACCTTCGCGCCCACGCAGCTGTTCTACGATCCGGGCTTTTCCGTCATCGACGCCACGTTTGTGAAGGCGAACGGCCGGAACTGGCTGGTGGTCAAGGACGAAACGGTGAAGCCGCCGCGCAAGTACCTGCAGGTGGCCGAGGCGCCGGACCTGCGCGGGCCGTTCAAGCCGCTGTCGGCGCCGATCACGCCGCCGGACCTGTGGGTGGAAGGCCCGACCGCGATCCAGGCGGGGCAGGACGTGATCATGTACTTCGACGCGTACACCACGAAGCACTACGGCGCGCTGCGCTCGCGCGATCTGAAGACGTGGGAAGACGTGACGGACCGGATGCACTTCCCGGACGAAGGCACGCCGGTGCGCATGCGGCATGGCACGGTGATCGCGGTGCCGGAAGAGGTGCTGGCAAGGCTGGGTGCACAGGAAGGCAAAGCGAAAAAGTAAAAACGCGTAAAGCCCGGTGAACACTATGTTACTTAATGTATGAAGCGGGAAATAATAGCGGTATCCGTGCGCTGTACAATCGCGCACATTCACCTACTACCGTCCCCTTTATGCAAAGCCGATATCGCCGCCATGCAGCCCTGACCCTGGTGGCTCCAGCCTTGCTGTGCCTTCCAGCGCTGGTTTCCGCGCAACAGCAAGCCACCAGTACAACCGGTCCCGCAGCCACCGCCGGTACCACCACCGGTACCGTCACCGCCAGGCCGGCCGTAACGCCAGAATCGCCGAAAAATCCTGAACCCGCGGCCGCCGGCACGATGCAGACCGTGACCGTGGTGGCGGAACGCCCGGCCGAGCAGATCGACCGCTCCGTCTACGATGTCAAGGCCGAAGTGGTCACGCCCAGCGCCTCGGCCGCCGACGTGATCGCCAACGTGCCGAACGTCACCGTCGACCAGGATGGCAAGGTCGCCATCCGCGGCAACCAGAACGCGCAGATCTTCGTGAATGGCAAGCGCTCGGCCATGTTCTCCGGCACCAATGCCGGCGATGCGCTGAACAGCTACCCGGCCGAGGCGCTGGAAAGCATCGAAGTCATCACCACGCCGGGCGCGGAATTCGGTTCCGAAGGCGGCAGCGGCCCGATCCTGAACCTGGTCACGCGCCGCGTGCGCCCGCCCGGTTCGCAGGGCGGTGTGTCCGTCGACGCGGGGCCGGAGGGCCGCAAGGGTGCGTCCCTGAACGGCAGCTACAACGACGGACGCCTGCAGGTGGAAGGCAACATGCGCGCGATGCGCAATATCGCGGAGCGCAAGGGCTGGTCGGATACCGATACCCAGGTCGGCAACACGGTGTGGAAGACGCACCGCGAAACCAGCAGCCGCACGCCGATGGACATGCTGAACCTGACGCCGACCATCAGCTACAACGTGGGCGAGACGGACCGCGCCACCGCCGCGATCATGTTCAACCGGTCGCAGCGCAGCACCGATTCGAACGAGTACTACCAGACCTATCACGGCAGCGCCTCGCCGTACGAGGAATACAACCGCTCGATCGACCGCGACAACAGCTCCACGATGTACCAGGTGGCGCTGGGCTACGAACGCAAGCTCAATGCCACCGACAAGCTGAACTTCGACCTGCGCACGTCCGGCAACAGCTCCGATACCAGCAGCCACAACCTGAACAGCTACGTGGTGGCACCGCCCACCGGGGCGCGGCCGGAGAGCACGAACGGCAACGACGTATCGAACCGGGTGACGGAGTTCAGCGTCGATTACTCGCAGCGTATCAGCCCCCGCTTCAACTTCAAGGCCGGAGCGAAAGTGGGCCGCACCAGCGGCACGTCGGATGCGGACTACTTCAACATCGATCCGCTGACGGGCGAGGAAGTGATCGACGAGGACCGTGCCAGCGCCTTCAAGAATACCGAGAAGACGTATGCCGTCTACATATCGCCGAACATCCGCCTGACGGACAACTGGACCGTGCTGCCAGGCCTGCGCTACGAGAGCGTGAGCCGCCATATCGACTACATCAACCAGAACAATTCGACGAGCGATTCGAGCAAGAAGCTGCTGCCGAGCCTGCACCTGCAGTATGGCTGGGGCGAACGGGGCGCCACCGTGACCGGCGCTTACTCCCGCCGCATCAGCCGGCCGTCGCTCAACGACATCAACCCGAACCTGCAGTATGTCGACGACCAGAACTACAGCCAGGGCGATCCGCGCCTGGCGCCGACCTACGGCGACAAGTACGAACTGAAGTACACGGATACGTGGGGCTGGGTGAACAGCAACATGTCGCTGTTCCGCGAAAAGGACAGTCCGCTGCTGGGCCGCTTCCTGACGCCGGTGCCGGGCAGCACCGCCGTCGTCAGCGAGGCCGTCAATTTCGGCGCCAAGACCAACGACGGCATCAGCTGGAACCTGCAGGCCAAGCCATCTCGGGAAGTGCAGCTCAATGCCACGCTGGGCTTCCGGCGCGTCAACCAGTCCTACCTTGCCACGCAGACCAACGCCGACGGCGCCAAGTACTCGGTCGAGACGGAGCGCTCGCAAAACACGCCGACCCTGCAGCTGCGGGCGGAATACAGCGGCTTCGAAGGCCACCGGCTGCAGTTGAACGGCAACTACACGGGCACGCAGCTGAACGGCCTGTACGTCACCCAGGCGAACTGGCAGGTTCATGCCGCATGGATGTGGCGCCTCACGCCCCAGATCTCGCTGCGCACCAGCATCCGCGACATCTTCGACAGCAACGTCAACAAGACTTCGCAGATCACGGAAACAGTGCGGCAGTTCAGCTACAGCGAGCAGCAGGGCCGCACGTTCTCGGTCGCACTGAGCTACAACTGGGGCGGCGTGAAGGGCGACCCGAGCCTGCGCAACAACCCCGGCATGTTCCGCAACCCGGGCGACGGCCCGCGCGGGCCGGGGCCCGGCGGCTTCGGGCCGGGCGGGCCAGGCGGCGGCTTCGGCCCCGGCATGTAAGCACAAAGGCAGCCTCCGGCTGCCTTTTTTCCCGGTGCGCCGATATCGTCGGCGTAACAACCTGGTGTC
Above is a window of Pseudoduganella dura DNA encoding:
- a CDS encoding glycoside hydrolase family 43 protein, coding for MIRTLLAAALPTFSLMICALPCMAADGYLFAYFTKNGEDGLHFAASTDAYRWEKVGGGRSFLAPKVGNAKLMRDPCIVRGPDGTYHMVWTSGWNEDNIGYASSKDLMNWSEQKALPVMAHEPGVLNAWAPEIVYDDRRGEFLIFWASTVPGKFTETAGSSEQKYNHRMYYTTTKDFVTFAPTQLFYDPGFSVIDATFVKANGRNWLVVKDETVKPPRKYLQVAEAPDLRGPFKPLSAPITPPDLWVEGPTAIQAGQDVIMYFDAYTTKHYGALRSRDLKTWEDVTDRMHFPDEGTPVRMRHGTVIAVPEEVLARLGAQEGKAKK
- a CDS encoding DUF4861 family protein, which encodes MTNRFLPAAAAFVVSAAFALPAAHAEKLTITVTNPLDGARPAETITVPWSEVNRVLPGAALQKIAVRDAAGNLLPYQVTNVAPQAKDPENRGIAYGELIFQHDFKAGEKNATFTVEKTETVSPPFPTKVHARYVQERLDDFAWENDKVAHRTYGPALGAPAPAGGGKEVLVTSGNDIWFKRVPYPIVDRWYNKGHDHYHVDQGEGMDMYNVGRTLGAGGTGIWDGSKLVSARNYATWKVLANGPVRAIFELSYDAFDAAGTKVSEVRRFTVDAGHWFDRIDSTFTFTGMPQLNAVVGLNKTPTDKGQDPSIATDRVPADGSLRQWVTQKSNDSFGVAVVVPTAKEAGSDGANDFVIAPVTSGKPLTYYVGAAWSRAGEIRTKEEWARQVALQAARAKAPVKVELAAVK
- a CDS encoding TonB-dependent receptor → MLCLPALVSAQQQATSTTGPAATAGTTTGTVTARPAVTPESPKNPEPAAAGTMQTVTVVAERPAEQIDRSVYDVKAEVVTPSASAADVIANVPNVTVDQDGKVAIRGNQNAQIFVNGKRSAMFSGTNAGDALNSYPAEALESIEVITTPGAEFGSEGGSGPILNLVTRRVRPPGSQGGVSVDAGPEGRKGASLNGSYNDGRLQVEGNMRAMRNIAERKGWSDTDTQVGNTVWKTHRETSSRTPMDMLNLTPTISYNVGETDRATAAIMFNRSQRSTDSNEYYQTYHGSASPYEEYNRSIDRDNSSTMYQVALGYERKLNATDKLNFDLRTSGNSSDTSSHNLNSYVVAPPTGARPESTNGNDVSNRVTEFSVDYSQRISPRFNFKAGAKVGRTSGTSDADYFNIDPLTGEEVIDEDRASAFKNTEKTYAVYISPNIRLTDNWTVLPGLRYESVSRHIDYINQNNSTSDSSKKLLPSLHLQYGWGERGATVTGAYSRRISRPSLNDINPNLQYVDDQNYSQGDPRLAPTYGDKYELKYTDTWGWVNSNMSLFREKDSPLLGRFLTPVPGSTAVVSEAVNFGAKTNDGISWNLQAKPSREVQLNATLGFRRVNQSYLATQTNADGAKYSVETERSQNTPTLQLRAEYSGFEGHRLQLNGNYTGTQLNGLYVTQANWQVHAAWMWRLTPQISLRTSIRDIFDSNVNKTSQITETVRQFSYSEQQGRTFSVALSYNWGGVKGDPSLRNNPGMFRNPGDGPRGPGPGGFGPGGPGGGFGPGM
- a CDS encoding rhamnogalacturonan acetylesterase, with the translated sequence MKTLPLALLLSLATPAAFAAMPVEGWRFDFSAKPAPGYTAVPPAAPYDAARGFGFEPGNTAAATFFSADVPEGNVAVTVTLGPGTHTIKSEVRRLMLENVVVPAGQTVTRTFVVNTRTPAIAAHNGVKAGIVNLKVPRETVQEAWNWDRRLTLEIHGGADKVEIRPVALPTIFLLGDSTVSDQPGEPYASWGQMLPRFFKPGIAVANHAQSGETFRDSLARRRIDKIVSQLQAGDVVLLQFGHNDQKQIKAGNGGPFTTYKAELRQHVEMVRAAGGLPVVVSSMERRRFDANGKAKSTLTDYAAAASQSAAELKVPYIDLNATSKVIYQALGVEGSKAAFALPAPDKLDNTHHSNYGAYLLAKAIVNGLQDAKLPVALQIVDGFAFDPAHPDPFDRFAVVPSPRYTNERPLGDEANR